From one Marinobacter sp. LV10MA510-1 genomic stretch:
- a CDS encoding Lrp/AsnC family transcriptional regulator codes for MLNKSETLIVLDKTDRKILDHLQKDGSLTNQQLADKVGLSPSPCLRRVRALEQCGVIVRTATILNHKKLGLALTAIILIGMDRHTPERFAAFEGAISAYPEVLECYLITGHDADYMLKVVVPDMDHYHHFLLNQITRIAGVSGVHSSFVLRRVLDNTALPLGYLS; via the coding sequence ATGCTTAATAAATCCGAAACCCTGATTGTACTGGACAAAACCGACCGGAAAATTCTGGACCATCTGCAAAAAGACGGCTCGCTCACTAACCAACAGCTGGCCGACAAAGTCGGGCTATCGCCGTCGCCATGCCTGCGCCGGGTGCGTGCGCTGGAGCAATGTGGCGTGATTGTGCGCACGGCCACCATTCTCAATCACAAGAAGCTGGGACTGGCGCTCACCGCCATCATTCTGATTGGTATGGACCGGCACACCCCAGAGCGTTTTGCGGCGTTTGAGGGGGCCATCAGCGCCTATCCGGAGGTGCTGGAATGCTACCTGATTACCGGCCACGATGCGGACTACATGCTCAAAGTGGTAGTGCCGGACATGGACCATTACCATCACTTTCTGCTGAACCAGATCACCCGCATTGCCGGGGTGAGCGGCGTGCATTCAAGCTTTGTGCTGCGACGGGTTCTGGACAACACGGCCCTGCCCTTAGGCTATTTGTCCTGA
- a CDS encoding proline--tRNA ligase: MRASRYLIATQKETPADAEIISHQLMLRAGLIRKLAAGLYTWLPMGLRTLRKVERIVREEMDRSGAQELLMPAVQPAELWRESGRWDEYGGELLRMNDRHGREFCFGPTHEEVITDLIRNELKSYKQLPANFFQIQTKFRDERRPRFGVMRAREFIMKDAYSFHISAESLDETYQLMHRTYCAIFDRLGLDYRPVQADSGAIGGSGSQEFHVLASSGEDAIVFSTDSDYAANIEKAEAVAPAGERPAPSQVMTEVATPGQRTIADIVGFLKSDATHTVKTLLVKAEAEAGAEEGSDPGLVALILRGDHTLNEIKAENLAGVADPLTMATDEEILRATGCEPGSIGPVNLSVSVIVDRSAAHLADFVCGANKNDVHLTGVNWQRDLPLGRVEDLRNVVEGDASPCGQGTLEIRRGIEVGHIFKLGNKYSKALNATVLDENGKTATMDMGCYGIGVSRIVAASIEQNHDDRGIIWPDAIAPFRVAVVLLNGHKSPTVAEAGEKLYQQLQEAGYDVLLDDRNERPGVKFADMELTGIPHRFVVSDRGLEAGTLEYKGRRDADKQDVALADAIPFLKSVSPL; encoded by the coding sequence ATGCGAGCAAGCCGTTATCTGATTGCCACCCAGAAAGAAACACCTGCCGACGCCGAGATCATCAGCCACCAGCTGATGCTGCGTGCCGGTCTGATCCGCAAACTGGCCGCCGGCCTATACACATGGCTGCCCATGGGCCTGCGCACCCTACGCAAAGTTGAGCGTATTGTGCGTGAGGAAATGGACCGCAGCGGCGCGCAAGAATTGCTGATGCCGGCGGTGCAGCCGGCAGAACTGTGGCGGGAATCCGGCCGTTGGGACGAATACGGCGGCGAACTGCTGCGCATGAACGATCGCCACGGCCGCGAGTTTTGCTTTGGCCCTACCCACGAAGAAGTGATTACCGACCTGATCCGCAACGAGCTGAAAAGCTATAAGCAGCTGCCGGCCAACTTCTTTCAAATTCAAACAAAATTCCGTGACGAGCGCCGCCCCCGTTTTGGCGTGATGCGCGCACGGGAGTTCATCATGAAAGACGCCTATTCATTTCACATCAGCGCCGAATCCCTGGACGAAACTTACCAGCTGATGCACCGCACCTACTGCGCCATATTTGATCGCCTGGGCCTGGATTACCGCCCCGTGCAGGCTGATTCTGGCGCCATTGGCGGCAGTGGCTCCCAGGAATTTCACGTGCTGGCTTCCTCTGGTGAAGACGCCATAGTGTTCAGCACCGACAGCGACTACGCGGCGAATATAGAAAAAGCCGAAGCGGTCGCACCCGCCGGCGAGCGCCCCGCGCCCTCCCAGGTGATGACCGAAGTGGCGACGCCGGGCCAACGCACCATTGCCGACATTGTCGGGTTTCTGAAAAGTGACGCCACGCATACCGTGAAAACTCTGCTGGTGAAAGCCGAAGCTGAAGCCGGTGCCGAAGAAGGCAGTGACCCGGGATTGGTGGCGCTGATTCTGCGCGGCGACCACACCCTGAATGAGATCAAGGCGGAAAATCTGGCCGGCGTGGCCGACCCGTTGACCATGGCCACGGACGAGGAAATCTTGCGCGCCACCGGTTGCGAACCTGGCTCGATCGGGCCGGTGAATCTGTCGGTGTCGGTGATTGTCGACCGCAGCGCAGCGCACCTGGCAGACTTTGTCTGCGGCGCCAACAAGAATGACGTGCATCTGACCGGCGTAAACTGGCAGCGCGACCTGCCCCTGGGCCGGGTGGAAGACCTGCGCAACGTGGTGGAGGGTGATGCCAGCCCCTGTGGACAGGGTACCCTGGAAATTCGCCGCGGTATTGAAGTGGGCCATATTTTCAAACTGGGCAACAAATACAGCAAAGCGCTGAACGCCACGGTGCTGGATGAAAATGGCAAAACCGCCACTATGGACATGGGCTGCTACGGCATTGGCGTGTCGCGGATTGTGGCGGCGTCCATCGAGCAAAATCACGATGACCGCGGCATTATATGGCCCGACGCGATTGCGCCTTTCCGGGTTGCCGTGGTGCTTCTGAACGGCCATAAGTCGCCAACCGTGGCCGAAGCCGGTGAAAAGCTCTACCAACAGCTGCAAGAAGCCGGTTACGACGTGCTGCTAGACGACCGCAACGAGCGGCCGGGAGTAAAGTTTGCGGATATGGAGCTGACGGGTATTCCCCATCGCTTTGTGGTATCCGACCGCGGATTGGAAGCCGGCACTCTGGAATACAAGGGCCGCCGCGATGCCGACAAACAGGATGTTGCCCTGGCGGATGCGATTCCTTTTCTGAAGAGTGTTTCGCCGCTGTAA
- the murB gene encoding UDP-N-acetylmuramate dehydrogenase — protein MKTLPEIRERVDLTPYNTLAIAASARYFARITHREQVGATLAWADEKNLPVLIVGGGSNLVFRTDIDGLVVHMALAGRHWRDISIEAATLVLGAGENWHDAVLYAARSGYRGIENLALIPGTCGAAPVQNIGAYGVELADTLVCATVLDRSTGKQITLSAEACNFAYRDSLFKQQPERYLILDVHLRLSRSRPFQLGYGELAAYFGDTPVAKLNAEDVAEAVMAVRRRKLPDPQRLPNAGSFFKNPVVSQEVFEQLQSRFSDLVAYPLPHDQGVKLAAGWLIEQCGWKGYRNKWVGVHNRQALVLINHGDGSGEQLLALAQEIRESVQARFGVELEQEPLTQPAIH, from the coding sequence GTGAAAACCCTGCCAGAAATACGGGAAAGGGTAGATTTAACGCCCTATAACACCCTGGCCATTGCGGCCAGTGCCCGTTATTTCGCCCGCATAACCCATCGTGAACAGGTTGGCGCCACCCTGGCCTGGGCTGATGAAAAAAATCTGCCGGTGCTGATTGTCGGGGGTGGCAGTAACCTGGTGTTCCGCACCGACATTGATGGCCTGGTTGTGCACATGGCCTTGGCCGGACGGCACTGGCGTGATATCAGTATTGAGGCGGCCACGCTGGTGCTGGGTGCCGGTGAAAACTGGCATGATGCGGTTTTGTACGCCGCCCGCAGCGGTTATCGTGGTATCGAAAATCTGGCGCTGATTCCCGGCACCTGTGGTGCTGCACCGGTACAGAATATCGGCGCTTACGGTGTAGAGTTGGCAGACACGTTGGTGTGTGCCACTGTTCTGGATCGTAGCACTGGCAAGCAAATCACCCTAAGCGCAGAAGCGTGCAATTTCGCCTACCGTGACAGCTTGTTTAAACAGCAGCCCGAACGGTATCTTATTCTGGACGTGCATCTGCGCCTGTCCCGCAGCCGGCCTTTCCAGTTAGGTTACGGCGAGCTTGCGGCGTACTTTGGCGACACGCCCGTGGCAAAATTAAACGCTGAAGACGTGGCCGAAGCGGTGATGGCCGTTCGCCGCCGCAAACTGCCAGACCCGCAGCGCCTGCCAAACGCCGGCAGTTTTTTTAAAAACCCGGTGGTCAGCCAAGAGGTGTTTGAGCAGTTGCAAAGCCGTTTTTCAGATCTGGTTGCCTACCCACTGCCACACGATCAGGGCGTGAAACTGGCGGCGGGCTGGCTGATTGAACAGTGCGGTTGGAAAGGCTACCGCAACAAGTGGGTAGGTGTGCACAATCGCCAGGCCCTGGTGTTAATCAACCACGGCGACGGCAGCGGTGAACAGTTGCTGGCGCTGGCCCAGGAAATACGTGAGTCGGTTCAGGCGCGCTTTGGCGTTGAGCTGGAACAGGAGCCTCTTACACAGCCGGCCATTCATTAG
- a CDS encoding low molecular weight protein-tyrosine-phosphatase: MAASVSVLFVCLGNICRSPTAEGVFRKQVASAGLEQQVRIDSCGTGDWHIGKGPDERAVTAAGRIGIDISGLRARQFEAEDLDRFDYVLVMDRQNLADVKEIWHQNGGTVPQLFLDFADFDDQEVPDPYFGADDGFQHVLELIHQAGEGLLNDIRGKLG; this comes from the coding sequence ATGGCAGCCTCTGTCAGCGTTTTATTTGTGTGTCTGGGTAACATTTGCCGCTCACCCACCGCCGAAGGCGTGTTTCGTAAACAGGTAGCGTCTGCCGGTCTTGAACAGCAGGTACGTATTGATTCCTGCGGTACCGGTGACTGGCACATTGGCAAAGGTCCGGATGAGCGCGCGGTGACCGCGGCCGGGCGAATCGGTATCGATATCAGCGGCCTGAGGGCGCGTCAGTTCGAGGCTGAAGACCTGGACCGTTTTGACTATGTGTTGGTGATGGACCGCCAGAATCTGGCAGACGTGAAAGAAATCTGGCACCAGAACGGCGGCACCGTGCCACAGCTGTTTCTGGACTTTGCCGATTTTGATGACCAGGAAGTGCCAGATCCGTACTTCGGTGCAGACGATGGTTTTCAGCACGTGCTGGAACTGATTCATCAAGCTGGTGAAGGTTTGCTGAATGACATCCGCGGAAAGCTGGGGTGA
- the kdsB gene encoding 3-deoxy-manno-octulosonate cytidylyltransferase, with protein MSFTTPFTVVIPARFGSSRLPGKPLADIGGQPMIQHVWQRAQESRAGRVVIATDDPRVQQACVRFGAEVVMTSIAHVSGTDRLAEVAQALNLDEDHRVINVQGDEPLIPSVLINQVADNLDLHPEAAIATLCERLHDTESVFNPNVVKVVFDQQGMAHYFSRAPIPWYRDGWAGAADVAANRDLPDNVGYFRHIGIYGYRAGVLADFVRWSPAPAEQVEALEQLRALYHGARIHVDLAAVSPPAGVDTEADLQRVRAFLNKQETN; from the coding sequence ATGTCCTTTACCACGCCCTTTACCGTTGTGATTCCCGCGCGCTTCGGCTCAAGCCGCTTGCCGGGCAAACCCTTGGCAGACATTGGCGGCCAGCCAATGATTCAGCACGTGTGGCAGCGGGCGCAGGAAAGCCGCGCCGGGCGCGTGGTGATTGCCACCGACGACCCACGGGTACAGCAAGCCTGTGTGCGCTTTGGTGCTGAAGTTGTCATGACCTCGATTGCCCATGTCAGCGGCACCGACCGTCTTGCTGAAGTGGCGCAGGCCTTGAATCTCGACGAAGACCACCGGGTGATTAACGTACAAGGGGACGAGCCACTGATTCCCAGCGTGTTGATTAATCAGGTCGCCGACAATCTGGACTTGCACCCCGAAGCGGCCATTGCCACTCTGTGCGAGCGCCTGCATGATACCGAATCGGTGTTTAACCCCAACGTGGTGAAAGTGGTTTTCGACCAGCAGGGGATGGCACATTATTTCAGCCGCGCGCCCATACCCTGGTATCGCGATGGCTGGGCCGGCGCTGCAGATGTCGCCGCAAATCGTGATTTGCCAGACAATGTCGGTTATTTTCGCCATATCGGCATTTATGGCTATCGCGCCGGCGTATTGGCGGATTTTGTGCGCTGGTCACCGGCGCCTGCCGAACAGGTGGAAGCGCTGGAACAATTGCGCGCGCTTTATCACGGCGCTCGCATTCATGTGGATCTGGCCGCCGTCAGTCCGCCAGCCGGGGTAGATACCGAAGCAGATCTGCAACGAGTAAGGGCTTTTTTGAACAAGCAGGAGACAAACTAA
- a CDS encoding Trm112 family protein: MDKKLLALLACPVCKGELKLNEEKTELLCYLDAMAFPLREGIPVMLATEARTLSTDERLHKS, translated from the coding sequence ATGGATAAAAAACTGCTGGCGCTGCTGGCCTGCCCGGTGTGTAAAGGCGAGCTCAAGCTCAACGAGGAAAAAACCGAACTGCTGTGCTACCTGGACGCCATGGCGTTTCCCTTGCGCGAAGGTATTCCGGTGATGCTGGCTACCGAAGCCCGCACCCTGAGCACCGACGAACGCCTGCACAAAAGCTGA
- the lpxK gene encoding tetraacyldisaccharide 4'-kinase, with product MSSLVDRLWYSRNRPLGFLAPLAWLYRRIAASRRRKALKNRAPALTAPVVVVGNITAGGTGKSPLTAWLVTQLRNAGWHPVILSRGYGGKSGQYPLFVNADSNARIAGDEPVMLARATGCPVVVDPQRLRAAHYAIDQRLGDVLVCDDGLQHYALPRDIELAVFDASRGLGNGASIPVGPMREPAERLNSVDYIILNGSTGAGARRHSQFSGVQHSAIYTMNLNPMYLLHLASGAQVPLAKLVGQNLLAVAGIGNPARFFATLSALGAQVRPRAFADHHRFKPSDLKTDAGEWLVMTAKDAVKCQDFAPDNAYALMIEAQLPAEFGRRLLSQLARWRQQHPIKSSPLAAASVATERDHHHG from the coding sequence ATGAGTTCCCTGGTAGATCGGCTGTGGTATAGCCGGAATCGCCCGCTGGGATTTCTGGCGCCATTGGCTTGGCTGTACCGCCGCATTGCCGCATCGCGCCGGCGCAAAGCGTTAAAAAACCGGGCACCGGCGCTAACGGCTCCGGTGGTGGTGGTGGGCAATATCACCGCCGGTGGCACCGGCAAATCGCCGCTGACGGCCTGGCTGGTGACGCAACTGCGCAACGCCGGCTGGCACCCGGTGATTCTTAGCCGCGGTTACGGTGGCAAGTCCGGGCAATACCCGCTTTTTGTGAATGCCGATAGCAACGCCCGCATCGCCGGTGACGAACCGGTCATGCTGGCACGGGCCACTGGCTGCCCGGTGGTGGTAGATCCGCAACGGCTGCGTGCGGCGCACTACGCCATTGATCAAAGATTAGGCGATGTTCTGGTGTGCGACGATGGCCTGCAGCATTACGCTCTGCCCCGTGACATAGAACTGGCCGTATTCGACGCCAGCCGCGGCTTGGGCAACGGCGCCAGCATTCCGGTGGGGCCAATGCGCGAGCCAGCAGAACGGCTGAACTCGGTGGATTATATTATCCTTAACGGCTCTACCGGAGCAGGCGCTCGCCGCCATAGCCAATTTTCCGGCGTGCAACACAGTGCCATTTACACCATGAATCTGAACCCTATGTACCTTCTGCACCTGGCTAGCGGAGCGCAGGTACCGCTGGCAAAGCTGGTGGGGCAAAACCTGCTGGCGGTGGCGGGTATCGGAAATCCGGCGCGTTTTTTTGCTACCCTCAGTGCCTTGGGCGCACAGGTAAGGCCGCGGGCTTTTGCCGACCACCACCGCTTCAAGCCGAGCGACCTGAAAACCGACGCCGGGGAATGGCTGGTGATGACCGCCAAAGACGCGGTGAAATGCCAGGATTTTGCACCGGATAACGCTTACGCTCTGATGATTGAAGCCCAGCTGCCCGCCGAATTTGGCCGCCGGCTGCTAAGCCAGCTGGCCCGTTGGCGCCAGCAACACCCGATTAAAAGCAGCCCGCTGGCGGCTGCTTCCGTTGCAACAGAACGAGACCACCATCATGGATAA
- the msbA gene encoding lipid A export permease/ATP-binding protein MsbA, whose product MSEGSWHTYKRLLRYVKPFWVAFTLAIIGNVIYAAASTGMAAAMEYVIKAIENPTEQNRLILTLLIVGVFAFRGLGTFMSQYFIAYVGRNVINALRTDVFDRLLTLPSRYFDDNAAGRLVSKLTFNVEQVAEAATDAITITFREGLTIVGLLGYMLYTNWKLTLVFLAVGPLIGLVVSYASKRFRKISKRIQASMGDITHVASESISGYRVVRTFGGEDFERKRFQKVSEGNLKQSLKMSSTQAISVPVIQVLVAIAIAALVWTMLSPTIRGEMSTGQLVAFITAATTMAKPIRQVTSVHSKIQKGLAAAYDVFETLDERPEPDFGDFAPQRVTGDIEFRDVGFSYRDQLDKVLNDISLTVPAGQSVALVGRSGSGKSTLVSLLPRFYDYTHGEIRIDGHLLEDFTLQALRAQIALVTQSVVLFNDTIAANIAYGALRDCSPEAIREAAGKAHALEFIDRMPEGLETMIGDNGVMLSGGQRQRLAIARALLKDAPILILDEATSALDTESERYIQNAMETVMKGRTTLVIAHRLSTIENADRILVMDNGRIVESGRHQELLDQGGAYAQLHQMQFSEHA is encoded by the coding sequence ATGTCAGAGGGCAGTTGGCACACCTATAAGCGCCTTTTACGCTATGTGAAACCCTTCTGGGTAGCGTTTACCCTGGCGATAATCGGCAACGTTATCTATGCCGCGGCGTCGACCGGCATGGCGGCGGCCATGGAATACGTCATCAAGGCCATTGAAAATCCGACCGAGCAGAATCGGCTGATTTTAACCCTGCTGATTGTCGGGGTGTTTGCGTTTCGTGGCCTGGGCACCTTCATGAGCCAATATTTCATCGCCTACGTGGGTCGTAACGTCATCAATGCCCTGCGCACCGATGTATTTGACCGCCTGCTAACCTTGCCGTCGCGCTACTTTGACGACAACGCGGCCGGCCGCCTGGTGTCGAAGCTGACATTCAACGTAGAGCAAGTGGCTGAAGCCGCTACCGACGCTATCACCATTACCTTTCGCGAAGGCCTGACCATCGTCGGGCTGCTGGGCTACATGCTGTACACCAACTGGAAACTTACGCTGGTATTTCTGGCAGTCGGGCCGTTGATCGGATTGGTGGTCAGTTACGCCAGCAAGCGCTTTCGTAAAATCAGCAAGCGTATTCAGGCCTCCATGGGCGACATTACCCACGTTGCGTCGGAGTCCATCAGCGGTTATCGGGTGGTGCGCACCTTTGGCGGAGAAGACTTCGAACGCAAGCGTTTTCAGAAGGTCAGTGAAGGCAACCTGAAGCAAAGCCTGAAAATGTCATCTACCCAGGCCATCAGCGTGCCGGTGATTCAGGTTCTGGTGGCCATTGCGATCGCTGCGCTGGTATGGACCATGTTGTCGCCCACTATTCGCGGCGAAATGAGCACAGGTCAACTCGTCGCGTTTATTACTGCGGCAACAACTATGGCCAAGCCCATTCGCCAGGTAACCTCCGTGCACTCAAAAATCCAGAAGGGCCTGGCGGCAGCCTACGATGTGTTTGAAACCCTGGACGAACGCCCGGAGCCGGATTTCGGCGACTTTGCTCCGCAACGGGTTACAGGCGACATCGAATTTCGTGACGTGGGCTTCAGCTATCGCGACCAGCTCGATAAGGTATTAAACGATATTTCGCTGACGGTGCCTGCGGGGCAGAGCGTTGCTTTGGTTGGCCGCAGTGGCAGTGGCAAATCCACGCTAGTGAGCCTGCTGCCGCGGTTTTACGATTACACCCACGGCGAAATCCGCATTGATGGCCATTTGCTGGAAGACTTTACGCTGCAGGCTTTGCGAGCCCAGATAGCGTTGGTTACCCAGAGCGTGGTGCTGTTTAACGATACGATTGCCGCGAATATTGCCTACGGTGCATTGCGCGATTGCAGCCCCGAGGCCATCCGTGAGGCCGCCGGCAAAGCCCACGCTCTGGAATTCATCGACCGCATGCCCGAAGGTCTGGAGACCATGATTGGCGACAACGGCGTTATGCTGTCCGGCGGCCAGCGCCAGCGCCTGGCCATTGCCCGCGCGCTACTGAAAGACGCACCTATTCTGATTCTGGACGAAGCCACATCGGCGCTGGATACCGAATCTGAGCGCTACATCCAAAATGCCATGGAAACGGTGATGAAAGGCCGCACCACCCTGGTGATTGCGCACCGCCTGTCGACCATTGAAAACGCCGATCGCATATTGGTGATGGATAATGGCCGAATAGTGGAATCCGGCCGCCACCAGGAGTTGCTGGACCAGGGCGGCGCCTATGCCCAACTGCATCAGATGCAGTTCAGTGAGCACGCATGA